From the Cyanobium sp. M30B3 genome, the window CCAGGGCCAGGGCCAGCTCCGGCGTGGTGATGCCGCCGGAGGCCTTCACCCCCGCCCGGCCGCGGGCGAGCTGGTGCAGGCGGGCCACCTGCCCGGCGCTGACGGGCGGGCCAAACCCACTGCCGCTCTTGAGGACGCTGGCGCCGGCATCGATGCTCACCTCCACCAGCAGGTTGAGGGCGTCGGGTTCCAGGCGGCCCACCTCCACGATCACCTTCACCGGCAGGCCGAGGGCGCAGATCGGCGCCAGGTCGGCCAGCAGGGTGGCGTGGTCGCCGTCGGCCAGGGCGCCGAAGTCGGGCACCACATCCAGTTCGTCGGCGCCGGCAGCGGCGGCCATCTCCGCCTCGGCCAGTT encodes:
- the deoC gene encoding deoxyribose-phosphate aldolase; the encoded protein is MPAEQPDLAPLIDHALLDPHQGRGAVQRCCEEARHFGFAGVCLASRWLELARELLPRQGSGRGAVPLLVSVVGFPFGAVPAPLKLAEAEMAAAAGADELDVVPDFGALADGDHATLLADLAPICALGLPVKVIVEVGRLEPDALNLLVEVSIDAGASVLKSGSGFGPPVSAGQVARLHQLARGRAGVKASGGITTPELALALVEAGATRLGTSHGVSLIQALRA